From Pleurocapsa sp. PCC 7319:
TGCGTTAACTTGCTCTTGGGCGCGGCGAACCTTGGCTGCTGCTACCAAGCGCATTGCTTCAGTGATTTTTTTAGTATTTTTTACCGACGCGATGCGATCGCGAATCGCTTTTAAATTAGCCATGTCTATAAAGGATGAATGATGAATTATGAAAGATGAGGGCTGAAGAGGGAAGGTTTTCTTATCCCTCATCCCTTATCCCTCATCCCTTTTTTTAGGCTGCTGCCATGAAGGATTGTTTAAATTCGTTAATCGCTTCTTTCAGAAGATTTTCGGCTTCATCGGTTAATTTTTTCTCAGAAGCGATGATTTCTGTGTATTTTGGCTTGCTAGTACCTATATAATCACGTAATCCTTGGGCGAATTCACTCGCTTTTTCTACAGGAACTTCATCCAAATAGCCATTTAAACCAGCATATACCCCTGCTACTTGCTCCGCTACGGATAGGGGAGAATTTTGAGGCTGTTTGAGGATTTGGCGTAAACGTTGACCTCGTGCTAATTGGTTTTGAGTCGCTGCGTCTAAGTCAGAAGCGAACTGAGCAAAAGCTTCTAGTTCAGCAAACTGAGCTAATTCCAGTTTGAGTTTACCTGCTACCTGTTTCATCGCTTTAGTTTGAGCCGCAGAACCTACACGGGATACCGAAACCCCGGCGTTGATTGCTGGACGGAAACCAGCGTTAAAGAGGTCAGAAGATAAGAAAATTTGACCATCAGTAATCGAAATTACGTTGGTAGGAATATAGGCAGATACGTCACCAGCTTGAGTTTCGATAATGGGTAGCGCTGTCATACTACCACCACCTAATTCATCACTTAATTTTGCTGCACGCTCTAACAGACGGGAATGAAGATAGAATACGTCTCCAGGATATGCTTCACGACCTGGTGGACGACGAAGTAACAAGGACATTTGACGATATGCTTGAGCTTGCTTGGACAAGTCATCATAAATAATCAAAGTTGCCTTACCTTTATACATGAAGTATTCAGCGATCGCTGCGCCAGTATAAGGAGCAAGATACTGAAGAGTTGCCGGATCATTGGCGTTAGCAGCCACTACAACTGTGTAGTCCATCGCGCCTTTAGATTCTAAGGTGCCGACTACCTGGGCTACTGTAGAGGCTTTTTGTCCCACAGCAACGTAAACACAGACTACGTCTTCACCCTGTTGGTTAATGATAGTGTCTACTGCTACAGCAGTTTTTCCTGTTTGGCGATCGCCAATGATTAACTCTCGCTGACCACGACCTACGGGAATCATCGCATCAATAGCGGTAATACCAGTTTGCAGTGGTTCACAAACTGACTTACGTTCAATAATCCCAGGTGCCATGGATTCAATCAAACGGGTTTCGCTGGTATTGATATCACCTTTACCATCTATAGGTTCAGCCAATGAATCAACAACTCTACCGATCAAAGCTTCTCCTACAGGAATTGAAGCAATTTTACTAGTAGCTTTAACTGTACTACCTTCTTGAATACCGAAGCCTGTACCCATAAGTACGGCACCGACGTTATCTTCTTCTAGGTTGAGGGCAATACCTACTGTACCGTCTTCAAATTCTAGAAGTTCCCCAGCCATTGCCTGTTCTAGTCCATAGATCCGAGCGATGCCATCCCCTACCTGGAGAACAGTTCCTACATTGGATACTTGAACATCTTGTTCGTAAGATTCGATCTGCTGGCGAATAATGCTGCTAATTTCGTCTGGTCTGATGCTAACCATAGCTTTTATTGTCTGTAAGAATTAGTTTTAGATTATTTTTGCTGATAAGACGCAATCATTTAGCTACTGCGTCAGTTTATGTCTTATTGATTTAGACTGATACTAATGCGACGAAGTTGTCCACGAAGACTGGCATCAATTACTTTTGAACCAACCTTAATTATGACTCCTCCAATCAAATCAGGGTCAATACTAGTTTTAAGCTCTACATCACGAGCATCAGTGAATGCTTTCACTTTCTCAACCAAGTTATTTCTTTGTTCTTCATTTAGTTCTGTCGCTGAAGTCACTTCGGCTAGAACAGTTTGGTTGAGTTTGCGTAGCAAGTTGAGATACTGCTCGACAATAGACTCCAGAAAAACAATGCGTCTTTTATCGACTAATAGCATCATAAAGTTTACTAAGTAAGGGTTTGCGTCGTTACCCATTACTTGCTTCAACACTGCTTTTTTGTCTTCTCCTTTAATCACAGGATTAAGCACAAAATCTTTAAATTCTGCCGACTCTGATAAAAGAGAACTCAAAGAACGAAAGGTTTCGCCAAACTGTTCGGTTAAGTTATTTTGCTGTGCTAAAGACATTAATGCCTGAGCATAGGGTTCGCCAATTTCACTACTGACTAGAGTTCCACTCATAATTATTAACCTCCTAATTTAGCGATGCTGTTGTCGATTAGCTTGCGTTGGGCATCGTCGTTGAGCATATTTCCCATACTAGAACGCGCTTTCTCTAATGCCAAAGCGACAACACGCTCTCTCAACTGGGCGATCGCTTTTTCTTGTTCGGAGCTGAGGTCTTTACCAGCCATTTCTTTGAGGCGTTCTACCTCTTTTTCTCCTTGAGCCAAGATAGTTTCTCTGGCTTTTTGAGCATTAACTTCGGCATCCTGACGAATTTTAACGGCTGTTTTTTGAGCTTCCTCTAGTTTTTTCTTTTCTTCTGCTAGAGTAATTTCAGCCTGCTTTTGCTTCTGCTCTACTGCTTCAATTTGCTCAACAATTTTGGCACGTCTTTCTGCCAAAATATTACCGAGAAGGGGTTTACCGTAATAAAACAGTATCCCCACCAAAAGGGTGAGGTTGATTAGGTTAGTGTCTAAA
This genomic window contains:
- the atpA gene encoding F0F1 ATP synthase subunit alpha; its protein translation is MVSIRPDEISSIIRQQIESYEQDVQVSNVGTVLQVGDGIARIYGLEQAMAGELLEFEDGTVGIALNLEEDNVGAVLMGTGFGIQEGSTVKATSKIASIPVGEALIGRVVDSLAEPIDGKGDINTSETRLIESMAPGIIERKSVCEPLQTGITAIDAMIPVGRGQRELIIGDRQTGKTAVAVDTIINQQGEDVVCVYVAVGQKASTVAQVVGTLESKGAMDYTVVVAANANDPATLQYLAPYTGAAIAEYFMYKGKATLIIYDDLSKQAQAYRQMSLLLRRPPGREAYPGDVFYLHSRLLERAAKLSDELGGGSMTALPIIETQAGDVSAYIPTNVISITDGQIFLSSDLFNAGFRPAINAGVSVSRVGSAAQTKAMKQVAGKLKLELAQFAELEAFAQFASDLDAATQNQLARGQRLRQILKQPQNSPLSVAEQVAGVYAGLNGYLDEVPVEKASEFAQGLRDYIGTSKPKYTEIIASEKKLTDEAENLLKEAINEFKQSFMAAA
- a CDS encoding F0F1 ATP synthase subunit B; amino-acid sequence: MIETLLFLAEAHSEVEGGFGLNLDILDTNLINLTLLVGILFYYGKPLLGNILAERRAKIVEQIEAVEQKQKQAEITLAEEKKKLEEAQKTAVKIRQDAEVNAQKARETILAQGEKEVERLKEMAGKDLSSEQEKAIAQLRERVVALALEKARSSMGNMLNDDAQRKLIDNSIAKLGG
- the atpH gene encoding ATP synthase F1 subunit delta, producing MSGTLVSSEIGEPYAQALMSLAQQNNLTEQFGETFRSLSSLLSESAEFKDFVLNPVIKGEDKKAVLKQVMGNDANPYLVNFMMLLVDKRRIVFLESIVEQYLNLLRKLNQTVLAEVTSATELNEEQRNNLVEKVKAFTDARDVELKTSIDPDLIGGVIIKVGSKVIDASLRGQLRRISISLNQ